The sequence CTTCaatgagttgttgaacaatggACAATATAAGAGAATCACGAATCTCAGGACGGACAAATTCTGCAAGCTCTCCACATGATTGAGCAACTAGCAGCCTGCGTTCCTCATACATATGATTTATCTGCAACCCACAAACCGGAGAAACATAAGAAAAACTTATCAGAAATACGAAAAGGTTAGAGAAGATCCTCTCAAGATGGGGGCTCAAACTAACTTGTTCCCAACACTGGGGAAGCAATTCTGTTTCTGTTCTCATCTCTCCTACATCCTTAGCAAGGGTAACACATGCCTGAAATGCAGTTAAAATATTCAGGAACAAGTCCAAAACAATGCAGCTATTTACAAATAATGTAGTACTTTAAATATTAGCCTTACATCCATTATAATTCTTCTCTGCTGCTCATCTGGGCGTTTGATTAGATTAAACAATGTGTGGGTTAAGGAATCCCGAGTGCTGCTATCTGGATGGCGTTCAATCGCACACATGATTAGGGGAAGAAGCTCCTGTGAATACAtaaccaataaaaaaatataaatatatcctTCTATTAAAGGATCCATTTAATGGTCCATATGTAGAAAACTTAATATAGAATATGGTGTACATACATACAATAGATAATAATATagatatatgttatatatacacatacatataatatatatgtacgtaTGTTTATTAGGAAAATGTAAAAGAAGCAAACCTCCCGATGgttgatcaaaacataaggaacaaTCTTCGGCAAAGCATCAGCAAGGATCTGAATGGTCTCTAAGCCCTGTAAAATATAAGCATAACTTTAGAAAAGGAATAGAAGGGAAAGGCAGGGTTCCAAAGCTTCTAAAACATCATTCTACGTTCTAATACTGAAAATTTAGATGGGTGTCCCATccaaaacgaaaagaaaaagagCTGTGCCAGGGTAGATATGAAAAGAAGAGCCAACTctggaagaagaaaaacattTCTGATCTGGTCCGCCTATAAAGGCATTGATGCAATAAAAGAAATGTAAAAGAAACTTGCCCTTTTCTCGGAAACATCTTCAGGACTAAGCTTCTCTGACGTTAAATGTAGGCTGCTGCCTGATGAAGGTTCACCATTTTGTCTGGAGACGCTATCACCATTCACCAAGGTACTACTATCGCTTAACACACCGACAGAAACCTCATGTGAAACTTCCTTCGGTTTAACTGTGTTATCATGAAAAGTTTGAGCAGCCAGAGACTGatcttcttccttttccacAACTCTCGATTCTACATCAATTGCTGGGATTACGCTTTTATCTTCATCCACGACAACGACCTTTTCTTCCATTTGCACAGGTTCTTTTCCAAAATTGGTGGAATCTGAATAATCATTAGCTTTTGCGTTTTTGGATTTTAAACTTTCTAGTTCCATCTGTAGTGATTTAATTTCTTCCTTGTATTTTTCCAAGGACagaggttggatttgatcagCATCAGCAGCTACCATATTCCGTCCAGAACGATATCCTTCAATGTGCATTTTCAATGCAGTGACTTCAGCTCTGCAATCATTGAGCTCCTTTCTCTGGTGTTCCAAGGACTTCTTCAGATCTTGTACCTGAAATAAAgggtgtattttattttttacgtaTGAATATTCATTAGATAGCATCTCAATGCAGTGTAATAAAGAGACTTACAAGGTTTTCTTTGTCTTTAAGATCCTTCTGAAGAGCTTCCAATGATTTGATTAGAGTACTTATTTGGCCTTCAGCCAAATCTTTGTTTTTAAGTAAGGATAGCTTTTCAAGATATAGACTCTCCTTTTCTTTTGATAATGAATCATTTTCTCGGAgcatgcaaattttctcctgaATATAGCAAAGTATTTATGTTGagtttagaaaaagaaaaatgaaaatcctACATAGTAGTTGAACTTGCAAAGTTTcagtaattaactaattaacttCAAGTCTTAAAACTTGACATCAAGACAATCTAGGTATTTAAGTCAAGACAGTATGCATCCACAACAAGTGTTGTTGCAAACAAAGCAGAAACTAAGGAAAAGAATGGTGCATATTGAGAAATAATTTATGAGCAAAAACTTGATGAAAATTTCACAACCCACAGATCTACAGATTGATATGCTTGAGCCATGGTtttagaggaaaaaaaattgcaaacttaAATAACAAATGTGTTCAGTGCATCACAAAGTAAAAGATATGGGTTTAGTTGTGGTCGAGTTAGCCAAAGTGCTAAACATGGATTACTAGATAGAATTAGCAACACCCAGCAACTAATGAAGCTTTAATTTCAGATGAAGTTAATTTCCAATGGCTAAGACTATTTGTGCTACACTGCTACTTGAGTAATAAACATACAACAAACATGCTACAGGACACAGGCCATGACCACAAAAGCAGAAGCAAGTGAAAAGCTTTGAATCCCTTGTCTAACAAGGTCGGGGAAAGCATGGTAAAAGACATTCTGTATATGGAACTTCAGAAACTTGCCAACATCACATAATCTGGGAAGTACCTCAGCAGCCTCTGTAGTGGATGAAAGATACTGATAATAATAATGGCGCAGTGCATCTGGCACACATGCAGGTGAGTTCTTCCAAACATCTAGATTCTGATCTGTGACCTGCGGAGAATGTATTGACAGGTTATTAGAATATTTGAAGATTAGTCAAACAGGGTATGATAatataccaagatttgccacaCAAACAAAGTGAACATAGCACCACATTCACCTGATGCAAAGGTTTAGAAACCTAGTGGGGCTTCCAAGAGATCAACCTAGTACAATAGTTCCTAAAAAGTTGTTCAATGCTACTTATTACTGAAACGAACAGCAATTCCAATCTAGTAAAacatctttcttttctttattttaaatatttgttttctgcaaaccgttttctttcttttgttaataaaacaaattaagcCTGCTGTTGTTACAATGACAGAAAGCTGCCATTACTTAAATAATAAGTAAATCAAACTAACATTAAACAACTCATCGGCAGGGAAGTTTCAACCATGAGCACAACGGGGTTCTTCACCCACGAAACTAGTTTTATGCTTGatcaacataaaaacaaaaaacagaatAACTTGTTTTTTGGTCTGAAGATATTTGAGAGTGGAGTAAGGAAATACAAAGAGAGATTAAGGTATAACTAGTTAGTCATCATCCTTCCGAcaagagagatagagaaagtATTACACCAAGTGATCAGTAAGGATATAACTAGTCAGTCATCATCAATATGGATTTGTTCTTTTATGAGTGTTTCATCATCTTTTTGATGGCCCTATTGttattgtactaaaaaaaaaaaaggtcgtacccagtgcacaaggctcccgttttacgcaaggtctgggagaggtgaatgtcggctagccttaccccttATTGTTATTGTACTACATTTGTGGAATATttgtaataaattttaattcttacTTCTTATAGAATTAAAAATTATACCAATTGAAGTGTGGAAGGTCCTAGGAGAGACGGATATAGCATGACTCACAAAccttttcaataagattttgaaaacgaagaagataccaaatgagtggcgaaaaagcactttggtgcctatttacaaaaacaaaggcaacatacaaaattgcatgaactctaggggtattaagttaatgagtcatacaatgaaggtTTGGGAGAGAGTAATTGAGCATAGACTAAGGCTAGTGACACGGATCTCAGAGAATCAATTTGGGTTCATGCTAGGGTGCTTGAcgatggaggcaatctatctcttaggAATATTGATGGAGCGATATAGAGATATGCAAAAGTATttgcacatggtctttatagatttggaaaaagcgtatgatagggtcccaagagaaattatttggaggattttagagaggACATGAGTTTGAGTGGCATATATCCAAGCAATAAAgtatatgtatgatggagcaatGATTGtagtaagaactcatgaaggacaaactgaaagctcTCCCATAACCATAGGGTTACACCAAGGCTCAACTTTATGTCCTTACCTTTTCGCATTGGTAATGGACGAGTTaacgggacatattcaagatgatatcccTTGGTGTATACTTTTCTCAGATGATATAGTATTGCTAGATGAAAAGCGGAGggagtaaatgcaaagcttaacctttggcaggaagtgttggaatcttAACGTCTTCGCCTAAGTAGGTCAAAGGCAtagtatatggagtgcaagttcagtggaAATGGGGTCCAAATGAGATagggtgaggattggagattaggaagtaccaaagagtgaACGCTTTCGTTATcttggatctatcttgcaaaagaacaaagaattaAATGGAGATCTCAATCATATAATACAACCTGGATGGATGAAGTTGAAGGGTGCATCACGTGTGTTGAGCGAAAgtcgtatgccactaaagctcaagagAAAAGCTAGGACAACAATAAGGCCAACAATGCTTCATGGCACGGAATATTGGGTGGTCAAAAAGTAAAACGTAACACGTGCAAAAAATGAGTGTAacggagatgagaatgcttcattGAAATAGGATTAAGAGCAAGCATATCCGAGGCAAAGTAGGAGTGGccgcaattgaagataagatgagagaaaatcagttaaggtggtttggacaCATGAACCGAAGACCTATAGATGTtttggttagaagatgcgactataaGATGAAGGCTCAAGGAAAAAGGGGTAGAGGATGACCTAGGAAGACCTTAAAGGAGACTTTAATAAAAGATATGGAGTACTTGGAGCTAACGGAAGACTTGGTGCAAaatcgagcacaatggcattttaggattcatacagccgactCCACTTAATAGGACAAGGCTTGGTGGTGgtttttgttattgttgtatagaattaaaaattaaaagtcaTCTCTAACACTCTCAACGCCCCCATATCAATTTGTAGGTGATGACTTTGTCACATATTTTTGAAGCAAAACTTCTAATGTTTGGATGAAAATATTCCCCTAAAGAATggctaaaaatataatttactcacttttggtttaaaattttaaactttccAACATCACTTGCCTAAAAACTGGTTGAATTCACGTTTCGGTGCTTCATAGCTCTCCCTAATGATGGGccgtaaaacaaaaaataaaataatctcTAGACAGAAGTATCAATAACCCAATAAACACAAACTCAACCAAAAGACGTAGCAAAAAGACATTCTAACTAAGATAGAATTCTAATTACAACATAATTTTACACTACATATACATAAAATCAGGTAAATATTGTTAAGATGTGTTGTGTAGTTACCCTAGCAAGACTTGTCTACAATCCAGTACCATTAATCTACTGTTGGAGGTTGAATCCAATAAACAGTAGGTGAGCCACAGAAATGAAAGGACTCATCCTTTCACATATAAAAATACTGGGGAAAAACAAGGAAAGAAGAGAAACACAATAAGATAATTGCAAGAAGAGAAAAAGACAAGCATTCATGGTGATCCATACCTCCTCAAAAAATGTCATTGCAGTAAGCCGATACCCCGCTATAAGCAAATATTCTTTTACTGCACAGTTAAGATCTCTGCGTTCGTTATCTTTCAACAGACCCAAATCAGAAAAGGAAACATCTCTCTTTTGCCGCTGAAATTCTGGTCCATTATTTACGGAAACATTGGCATTTGAATCTGAATACAAATATGAGCAGAAAATCATGGAACAGAAATGTTTGCAGTTTACTAGTAAAGGAGTATATTGCACATATGGTGAATCTCAAATTTTTCCACTGTTTACAGGTGAAATACTGATTCCTGAAAATATAGAAGAAATGAACAGTAATAAGAAGAGGAAAAAGTGGTGCAAGTCTCCAGCAATGGCATTCATTTGTTAGAAGGTTTTCTACAAAACTGAATTCCAGTACATCTAGGAACAGGCACGGATGCAAAGAAAACCAAGGTCTTATGGGGCTGTATAATTTCAGCTATCTTTTAGGCCATTTGGATGGAAAGAAACAGGCTGATTTTTAGGACTACAAAGTAAGTCGAAGGGACGATCTTTGGGATGAAGTTTGGTTATGGTTATCTCTGTGGGCATCGGTTACTACAGAATTTAGAGATTTTTCATTTTCAGAAATTTGGAGTAATTGGAATGCTGCTATTAGTTAGTTTTGTGATGTTTTCATAGTTCCTAAGTGTTAGGGTGATGTTGCTATTTATCCTGTTTCGTTTGTGCTcccgggttcgagacttgggagcagcctctccataaatgggggtaaggctagccgacattcacctctcccagaccctgcgtaaagcgggagccttgtgcactgggtatgaCCTTTTTTGTTTGTGCTTTTGCGGACTTCTTGTCCGCTcttgtatttttattgtttctttgcaataaaaatttgcttcttcttcaaaACAAAGGAACAGGCATGGATGTCCATATCCAATATGACAAAACCAACAAAGCTTGCCTCGTTATTTTACCTAATAACATCACTATAGATGTGCCTATGGCATTATGGTCGCACTTTATGACAAGATATGTGCAGAGATTTAATAACCAAACCATATGAAAATACGAAGTTACTTAATACAAAGTTCTGCAGCAAACAATATCACAGTGACTACCATTCGAAAAGATATATCAGACTAGAAGCTAAAACAAGCACAAGAATAGAATTTGAAATTCTGGGAAGAAGGGAAACTTACCTCTCAATTCATTTGAAGGTGATTCTGCTTTCTTCTGCAATTCGGCCTTCAGTTTCGAAATGTCCTCTTGGGCTAAGCGAAGCTCATATTCACTAATTGCTAATTTTTCTTCTACTGCTTCTTTCTCCTCTAGCAAACATTGAGGGTCTGCGACTGCATTCCAAAAATCGAAGCAgtagaaaaataaaacattagtAATGTTCCAATAGAAAATATTGGTATCAAGATTAGTGAGGTACAAGAAGTTTTCTTTTCAAGCTCCAATCATCACCTCATGAGGCAGAGACATAAACCATTTGTAAATCAGTTCTACCACTTTACTGAGAAGGTTCAATTGAAGTTATATTTTGTTAGCTCAGCTTTCAGTTTAGTGGGCTTGTTAGGCTTTCTTGCCCCCACCccccaacacacacacactcagtCAATCTCCACTACCAGAAACACCCCTTGTAGTTGCGCTTAGAAGCCGCAACATACTGATGGAATTCCTTCCCTCGGCTagtattttatttcccttttcattaaaaataaaaatcggtTAGGGATTGGGTTGGTAATGGTAACCTCATTAAGAAAAAAGTATACTAGGATGTTCTTAGTTCAGTTTTTCGAACTGACGATCAAGATCAAGCTCGTTGCACTAATTTTGACAACCTTATTTTCCGGAAACTTAAGGTTTTAATGaatcaaacaaaatttaatacAGAAAAAGGCAACCAATGAAGCAAACATAGTTCCACTTAACAGAAAACACAACTAAAGAAGGCTATACAGAACTCCAGAACAAAGCCATCAAGAAACTGATATTCAGATCTCGCACCTGGCAGCCAAAAGCACGTGCAATCCAGTTATGCACCCACCACATACTCACACTTTTGGTTGCATTCTCTAAATATGCCAAGTAACTCCTCCGCAGAAAGTAACATTTTCACAAAATTGACATGTTGCATAACTAATTTCATTCTCAATTCAGGCTAATTCCTAGAATAAACCAGTGTTTTCTTCCAACCAACTGAAGTTCCTCCTATAGCCTATCGCCTATCGCCCATCCCTTATACAGTGCTTCTATCTGATGGTTGAGGTAGCCCATTTGGGCAGATAATTAAAAGAATTTCAAACACTTTTGAGTTCTGTAACTAGTTTCAAATATAACTTGCccctcaaacaaacaaaatgtaATTCGACTTTCGCTATAATTGCCATCGGCAATGATGTTTTGAATGCGAAAATTTTCAGTTATCATTAGCGAGAAGCCGCTAAGGAGACGAAGGATCATTCAAAATTAGGCAAAGTAAACGATCACGAGCGCGCCATTTTGGTGCCATTAACAATGCCAAAGAAAACAGAGTAGAAACCAAAATTCCAAATCTATTAGCTCAACACATCCCCGCATTTTCTTAGAAACCAAACAGAATTAACGAAGATTTGAAATCAACCGAATTCAAACAGATTCAGAAGAGCGTGTGCGAGTGTGAATTGATCTTACGAACCTCGGAGAGAGTTGAAGCGAGAGATCTGATCGGGAGGGAATTGAGTGGAGTCGGCGAAGAAGTCCTTGAGTCGAATGGCCTGGTCGTCTCTGCCATCGTCGAGCAGCTCGTGGAGTAGCTCGAACGCCGTGAGCAGGTAGTTCTCCTCGAGCAGAAAATTCACGACGCAATTGCACAACGACGACCTCTCCACGTCCATCGGAGCTCACAACCTCCGAACCTTATCGCGACGCCATTGAAGAACCAGAGAACCAAAGCAGATCTCTCTCTgtgtctctctatctctctctgtctttctcTTCTCGCTGCGTATTTTCTTCAGGAGCTCCTCCGGATCGAGTCGTTGAGTTgtgtgggagagagagaggggaaggaCCGAGGGTACGTGGGCGATTGGGTGCGACGCATCATTCATTTCATCCGTGTTCTCTTCTTTTCAACCGTTGATGCGATGCTTGTTGATTGTAGATCTGCTGACCGCACTTTTCATTAGTACATTCACCACGTGTATTTTGCATGGAAAACTGTAGTGGTGCACCACAAAATAGGGCTGGTTTTGGATTTTTGTCAAAATCGAAACTgaattgaaattttggtttggttcatTTTTTTGTTCGGTTCTGTTTTTTCTAGttcggttttgattttttttctctttcttttgtcAGTTCACTTAGTAAGGAGAATACATCTAAGGCTTTAAACTTGTAACCAAACAACCAATCTTCCCTGCATTCCACTCTCATCCGTCCCTCTCATCCCCAATCATGACACAGATCTCAAATCCAACCTAAATTTCTCCATTAATTTCTCTTCTCCATCAAACCCAAACCTACCCACTCATACCTAAACCTCTCATCAACCATGGCAACACCTATGCATTTGCTCATTCATTGGTCGCAACTTGATGCAGTTTCCTTTCCTTGCTGCCAAATTGAAAGATTATAATATGCAAAACCCCccacaaaataattaaaagaaaaacccaTTTTAATTCAGCAAAATCACAATATAAATcatattcattttaattcaaAAATTACATGTGAGAGATCGGAAAACCCGGATTAGAATCTTCCAATTTTGAGGGGATTTCGATTCGAAAGGGGCAAGGGAAAATCATGGTTTGGAAGAAGGAATCCGCGAGGAGGATAGGAGAAAACTGGAGAGAGAgggtgatttggaggaagagaggaaggagagagatagactgaggaagaagagagaaagaaagcagGGAGGGGAGAGGGAGTGTTTAAGAAAACCAAGAGGTGAAAACTGAAATGGGAGTGACGGCTACGGTTTGTAAACTTTAGAAATTTTATAAAGTATTAAAGATTAGAATACCTATAAATAACTTACTGGTACAATTATATCAACACAAAGCTTACAGTCAAGTTGGCTTAAAGCAACTATCCCCAACTTTGGAGGGAAGGGGTTCTCGAATCCTCACGCCACCAGGTTTTGtatttatatatgatttcatacatcggtttggttcggttttcgaACCTCAAAAACCTAACCAAACAAACCAGAtttagtttggttttttttttttcggttcgatttttagtccctttttttttttttttcagatttcgatttttcaaacccacccCTACCACAAAGGTCAACTAttgactttttatttttttagtacattgatatttttactgTAGGAGAAAAGAGAGTTCGGTTAAGCTACACAATGGGTAACCTAATTCGATATCGAAATCGTCATTTATGAGATTTGAacttaagacttctcacttccaagtgaaaaggaataccatCAGTCCGTAATACTGAATGACAATTGTAATTTAATTTGAAAACTGTAATCTTAACCTcaaattaaattacaattttCGCACTTAGTATGGTTTTGAAAAGCCGCCATGTGGCTTATGCCAAATTTCTCAACTCTAAACGTAAAATATATCCTTATATTTAAGACAAACAACTTCGCAACCTTGGTGCTTTTGTGCGAAAAAACAATTATGAGAACGCTCCTTGTaattcttaatttcttataattggtttaattttgtatATCAAATCATTTCATTCATAGTTGCAAATctcttttgatgaagaaatataGGCAAAAGCTAGCGTCAATGACATAGAATTATTAGATAGATGGGTCAATGGCCACCTCTAACAACactgatattgtccccaactcaGTAATTACCACATGTCCAATCCGTCAGGTATGGAGTTTTATCATAAAGGGTCTCGGTATTAGCTGAAGTGGGATTAGggtatttaaactcttattttctcaTAAATATGGTTGATGTGGGACAtttcaacacgccccctcacgtgGGGCCCAATCAATGGGTCACACGTTGGAGATCTACACATCGACAACCACTTGGAGCCAATACGACTCACCCAACACACAGGGTCAAGGGACCCACCATCATTGCGTGTGGCCAAGAAGACCCACCCATCACGTGGCAGTATAGTACGAGCTCGCTCCTTGattctgataccatgtagaattatcagagagataGACCTAAGGTCCacctccaacaacaccgatattgtccccaacttgatAATTACCACATGTCCAAaccgtcaggtgtggggttttatcataaAAGGCATCGGTATTAATTAAAGTGGGATTAGGGTATTTAAACTTTTCTTTTCTCATAGATACGGTCGATGTGAGACATTTCAACACTTACTACACCACGAGTAGGCAAATCGAGCTCCACATCTCTtttatatataacaaaatattttttgtgaaaaaagatGACAAATCTAAAAGATAAAAGTAGATGTTATATGAAAGAaaacaattgaatttaaatttgactACTTGGTTTGGCTAATCCATTGgagtgacaaattttttttatgagtcaattgagtaAGCAATATGTCACGTCGGAATTTATAGTGCAATTTAACCTACTTTAATTACCTTTGGAgaattttggccaaaaaaaattaCCATTGGAGATTCCCTACACATGAGATTAAGGTGAATAAAGCTCCAAGGTGATTGATGACTGCATTCCCAGTTGTGTACTTAGAAGAGACGGAGCGCGAAAAACAAGCATTTGATCATGTTTAAGTAGCAAGGGTGTGAAGAAGAAACAACCTTCTACTAGGAGGGTACTAAGGTGGGCTTTTGCCAGTCCTATTTGTACTTGTTTTAttattgataggatttttaccatctgcaaaagtagagataaaaacacttaaaaatacttataaGAGTACAAGGTAATCGTAGTATAGTCGGATTtagcaaggtcgttctccacagggattgaatgaataatttatgttaaaaccaaatcttaattaattatttgaaaacaaagttagAAAAAGATGGTTTTAtaacctaaaatattaaaaacgaatttaattaaaaacaattaaataaattgagaaagtaaagaacacaaaagaaaatagttttgaaaataaatttgagcactagggttctatagtcaccttaacaatcctacacAGTTCTTCCagttacttatgaattacacatgcatattttgaatgtTAGGGTTAAAGTAtgtcctacttggaacctc is a genomic window of Malus domestica chromosome 09, GDT2T_hap1 containing:
- the LOC103444147 gene encoding uncharacterized protein, with the protein product MDVERSSLCNCVVNFLLEENYLLTAFELLHELLDDGRDDQAIRLKDFFADSTQFPPDQISRFNSLRVADPQCLLEEKEAVEEKLAISEYELRLAQEDISKLKAELQKKAESPSNELRDSNANVSVNNGPEFQRQKRDVSFSDLGLLKDNERRDLNCAVKEYLLIAGYRLTAMTFFEEVTDQNLDVWKNSPACVPDALRHYYYQYLSSTTEAAEEKICMLRENDSLSKEKESLYLEKLSLLKNKDLAEGQISTLIKSLEALQKDLKDKENLVQDLKKSLEHQRKELNDCRAEVTALKMHIEGYRSGRNMVAADADQIQPLSLEKYKEEIKSLQMELESLKSKNAKANDYSDSTNFGKEPVQMEEKVVVVDEDKSVIPAIDVESRVVEKEEDQSLAAQTFHDNTVKPKEVSHEVSVGVLSDSSTLVNGDSVSRQNGEPSSGSSLHLTSEKLSPEDVSEKRGLETIQILADALPKIVPYVLINHREELLPLIMCAIERHPDSSTRDSLTHTLFNLIKRPDEQQRRIIMDACVTLAKDVGEMRTETELLPQCWEQINHMYEERRLLVAQSCGELAEFVRPEIRDSLILSIVQQLIEDSATIVREAAAHNLALLLPLFPNMDKYYKVEDLMFQLVCDPSGVVVETTLKQLVLAVNKWGNKLDHILRVLLSHISSSVQRCPPLSGVEGSVESHLRVLGERERWNVDVLLRMLVEIIPYVHQKAIEMCPVSSDPETTGTIFSKSFLELYAGGHVQLPAFEWLHVDCFPALIQLACLLPPKEDNLRNQITKFLLAVSELYGDSYLTHIMLPVFLVAVGEDAELTFFPSATHSGIKGLRPRTAVANRLATMCVLPLLLAGVLGGPSKHEQLLEYLRKLLVEGVANQSTKCNAEIVDAVRFLCTFEDHHGMIFNLLWEMVVSSNIDMKINAANLLKVIVPYIDAKVASTHILPALVTLGSDQNLSVKYASIDAFGAVAQHFKNDMIVDKIRVQMDAFLEDGSHEATIAVVRALVVAVPHTTDRLKDYLLSKIFQLTATPPSSDLMRRRERANAFCEAIRALDATDISATSVRDFLMPAIQNLLRDTDALDPAHKEALEIVMKERSGGTFDTISKVMGAGLASSVSSFFGEGGLLGKKESPEPPPEPVESPKAAPLPPAEDTRLRRIMRGNFTDMLRGKAKGPEETQNQ